In Pseudophryne corroboree isolate aPseCor3 chromosome 7, aPseCor3.hap2, whole genome shotgun sequence, a single window of DNA contains:
- the LOC134943265 gene encoding gamma-crystallin 1-like, producing the protein MGKIIFYEDRNFKGRSYECSSDSSDLLSNFNQCGSIRVEHGNWMVYEFPNYRGCQFFLKRGEYPDFNQCLGFGDTIRSCRIIPQQTSCKIRVYEREDFKGQMMEFTEDCPQVYEKFRYHDIHSCNVLEGHWIFYDEPNYRGRQYYLRPGEYRRYSDWGAVNSRVGSFRRAADFH; encoded by the exons ATCATCTTCTACGAGGACAGAAACTTCAAGGGGCGCTCCTACGAGTGCAGCTCTGACAGCTCCGACTTGCTGTCCAACTTCAACCAATGTGGCTCCATCCGTGTTGAGCACGGAAACTGGATGGTCTACGAGTTTCCCAACTACAGGGGGTGCCAGTTTTTCCTAAAGAGAGGCGAATATCCTGATTTCAACCAATGCTTGGGATTTGGAGACACCATCAGATCCTGcaggattataccccag CAAACTTCATGCAAGATTCGGGTTTATGAGAGAGAAGATTTCAAAGGACAAATGATGGAATTCACAGAAGATTGCCCACAAGTGTATGAGAAATTCCGCTACCATGACATCCACTCCTGCAATGTTCTTGAAGGACACTGGATCTTCTATGATGAACCCAACTACAGGGGGCGCCAGTACTACCTGAGGCCCGGAGAGTACCGGAGATACAGTGACTGGGGCGCAGTGAACAGCCGGGTTGGCTCTTTCAGAAGAGCCGCAGACTTTCACTAA